AAATTCcaattcgataaggttaaggttaagctatcggatatcggattttttCCCGATAAAATCCGGTAACTAGGAAAAAAGCTTAAATCCATAGTTTTTTGTATTTTTGTGTTCAAAATGTTCAGTGCAAAGTACAAACCAGCACAAGCAAAATGTTTAAAGTTTACCGACTTTACTCCCAGTCTAGTGAATGCAAAAGAAAGTACAGAAAAGCAAAGAAAATACATAACaacaaagccaaaaaaaaaaaaaaaaacagaggctAACAATCAACACTGAACAGCTAGTGAGGATCTTACCGGCACGGGCTATTTCACACCGTTTCATTCTGGGGTGCTTTGCTGTCGGACCGCGACTGGCTTCTTCTCTATGTTATTCTCTGGTTTTTATCGCTCAAATCCCACGGTTCTGtgtttttttaatgaaaatttcCGTGTTCAATTGGATGGTAGAAAACTGGAAGTTCCAATATTGAGTGAAGTTGATGGAGCAGATAGTGCCTGTGACTATAAGAAGTGAGACTATAAACAATTCGAATGGAAAATTGTGCCAGAAAAAACAGATTTACAAAGTGGCCAAAAAAAATTCAGTAACCAAGATAATTATATTGCAGACTAAGAGCCAGTAACAAGCCATCATAATATAAAGTATCATCTTGAACTGCGGATATTTAACGTTTTGAAACTTATATAACAAAAGACATATTGTTGAATTGCATAACCTGATAGTTAAGCATAACTATTATAAAGGCTGGAAGTATATTGCGCAACACTGAGTTcaaacaaagaaaacataaaacaaaTAACAACACTGAATAAAGATTCAGGTAATGTCTTATTCAATTATATTGCGTTGGCGAGGCGGAAATAATTCAGCAACTTCATCCTTATTATCCTCCATTTCAGTTGTTTCGTTAAGGCGAGGTTTCTTTGCATGTGGTTCATCAACAGTGTTTGAATTCCCTTCAACTTTCAGTCGCAAAAACACCTTTGCCAGGGGAGTTAATGCGGGTAACGGTGAAACTGGTTGGTATTTTCAGCTTCATGTTGAAGGAATTGAGAGTAATTAGGAAATCAACAGCTTGCTGAAGTATATGTGAGAATCCAAATTTTACCGCAGAATTTGCATTATCCTGCGATGCTAAGAGTTGAATGATAAACGGGAAAATAATAAGACATAACTCCATTTTTGTGAAAACAGAGTTCGCCGCTTTACCTCTGACGCCGCTATGAGCTCAGCTGCGGTAGAACGGGACAATTTTTGGACTTCACCATCCAGGCTACAAAGACTGTGGTTCCAGTGTGGTGGTCCACCTCAAAGCGGACCATGAACCTGTGATACAAAAAGGAACCATAAACCCGCGCATTGGTTTAAGTGATGGATAGTTTTCGACATGTCGAAATGATTGAAAACTATGTTCTTGGTGATTACCTTGCGATAGGCATTTCAACTCTGGATTCACATTTAGTGCACCAAAGGTCTCCATCATCACCCATAACCTTCTTGCTACACGGAGGGAGGGCAAGATAGTGCCACCCATTTTCAATCAGCGGATGAGTTGCGGTGGCGCTACATATGAGGACATTAGCGGCCTGCATTTAAATAATGAACATAAATCAAAAATAAAGTATTGGTTAATATAAGTATGCACACATCTGAATATAGCTTTCTTTGTAAAACCAAATCAATATACAATGTGTATGTGGAGATGTCAGATGACTTGCGAGACTCCACTGCATCCAAAGCCACAAAAAAATTTAGAGATTTTTAAACAACTGGAATGCCGGTATAAACTTAGAGAACGTCACTCCCCAAATACCACAAAAATGGTCCCATTTCAAACTTTAAATTGAATAACCTACGTAATTTTGGTCCTTTGGACAAATTTTTATCACAGAGGGAATGTTATGCAACTTAGTTTTTAGCATAAAGAACAACCCCACTGGACTACGCTGCGAAAGTTTAAAAGCTACCAAGTAGATTGTGAAACTGCAAGTCCAGAAAAATATTAGTTTTAAACAATGGAGCAGGGCAAACAAATGTTATGAGTACAACATCGGAGTAGTAACTCAATTTGAGAGATTCAAATTTCATTTACTTATATTAAAAGCTACCTAGCAGAATGTGAAACTTCAAGTCCAGAAAAATATTAGTTTTAAACAACAGAGCAgggcaaaaaaaaattatgagtaCAATGCCGGTTCAATTTATACGTGAAATGAGTTAGCATAAACCCCTAGGCTAAGATCTATATCGCATGAGAGTAGTGTGAAACTATTGATGTCACTCCCTAGGTTACTATGATAGAGTCCAAAATTGAACTAAGAATTATCAAAGgttttaaaaagaaattgtaagTCCAGATAACTTAATATTTTCAAATGACCAACCAAGTACTACTTGGTCACCTTTTCGCTTGACAACAGGAAAACCCCATAATAATACCAATTGCATTGCTATACAAACACTACTGGCTGAGATCTATTTCCAACTGCGAAATAGCAGTAACAAACAAATGATTAAAACATCATAGATATTATGTATTTCATACAGTAATGAAAATACTACCTGGCAGGTTAGATCCCATTTGGCAGAGAGCAGCTGAGATATTGTTTTCCTGTTGTCAGGATAGATATGTACTGGTATTTTTCCTTTCTTAATTGGTACCGTAATATCGCGAGGTGGTCTAGCATAAGGGCACATGCATATCATCCAATGATTGTTCTTTGAGCCTCAAAAAATATTAAGTGAAAATGGAGTGGGATTCCTAGAAACTGGAGATGACATTAAGGAGGTATATACTAACCTTTCTCGCATTTCAACAACTTCGGGTATGTCTGCATCCGCATACACTTTGGTGGCATTTGTGGAAGATAGGGTGATTCTCCCTGAATTAGATTCTTCAGAGTCAGAGATTTTGTTTAAGATGCAGCAGGTAAACGACGTGGAAAAATACTGAATAATTaatttacatgtccctttggatACCTTGGTAGTTCTTGACAAAAGTGGAGCACACGACAACCAACACAGGACGGGGGATGGAGTCGCAATCCATTGT
The nucleotide sequence above comes from Papaver somniferum cultivar HN1 chromosome 8, ASM357369v1, whole genome shotgun sequence. Encoded proteins:
- the LOC113303895 gene encoding replication protein A 70 kDa DNA-binding subunit C-like isoform X1 gives rise to the protein MWLVSYRQPPASSCFKGLVGNQAKCVRSQLKISGGTTMKIALWGSAANQVGNDTMDCDSIPRPVLVVVCSTFVKNYQGRITLSSTNATKVYADADIPEVVEMRERPPRDITVPIKKGKIPVHIYPDNRKTISQLLSAKWDLTCQAANVLICSATATHPLIENGWHYLALPPCSKKVMGDDGDLWCTKCESRVEMPIARFMVRFEVDHHTGTTVFVAWMVKSKNCPVLPQLSS
- the LOC113303895 gene encoding uncharacterized protein LOC113303895 isoform X2, yielding MWLVSYRQPPASSCFKGLVGNQAKCVRSQLKISGGTTMKIALWGSAANQVGNDTMDCDSIPRPVLVVVCSTFVKNYQGRITLSSTNATKVYADADIPEVVEMRERPPRDITVPIKKGKIPVHIYPDNRKTISQLLSAKWDLTCQAANVLICSATATHPLIENGLWVMMETFGALNVNPELKCLSQGSWSALRWTTTLEPQSL